The genomic segment GTTGATTTTGATCCGGTTTAGAAAAGCCTTCCACAACTGTAGGTTCCGAGGATCTGAACTGAATCTATTTTGGAATATTGCTGGTTTCAGGGGAAGAATGGTTTGTCTTCTTTCAAAGGTTAGCCTGATGGCTTCCTTCAATGAATCTATATCTATCATATTATTTATCAGGATATCGTATATATCATAAAAGTCTTTCATCCTGCTGTTTCGGATATCGAGTATGATCATTGCTTCAAACTTTTCAGCTATAACCGATTCCAATGAGTAAGCAGATATTCTGAATGATTCCGAGTCAAGCAGTAGGGGGTATTCCATTTGAACCGGTCCAGGGAACACAATGTCACCAAAACCAATATCAAGTTTCAGGTTCGTACGGATAGAACCAAGTCGGCAGAGTACTTTTACCCTCTGTCCATGGTAATCTGCTCCTTCAGTGATTTCCTGAAGACTCATCGACTGTGTATCAAAGGATAGTCCGTCTTCAATGGGGATCGAAAGGATCTTCGATAGGATGATTTGTATTGAAACTGCATCACTTGGAATATTCAAGCCGAGTAAGTCAATGTCCAAAGTGGGGCGGCTTTTAAAACCGGAGAGTGTGTAGAGAAGCAGCCCTCCTTTGAGACAAAAAGATTCCGCATACTTCGAATGCCCAATCCTTCGGAGTATACCTTCCTGCATATATAGACGTGATATCAACACAAAGTCTCTCTTTTCTTCTCGGGAAAGATTATGTAGCCGCGTTTGGATGGATGCTGCAAGGTTTTTCATAGTAGTACATCCAGGTATTGATTGAGAACAGTTTCGATTCGAAGCTTACGCGCATAGCTGTATAGAGTGTTGAGATTCCTATGCTTGCATATCATATATTCCTTAAGGACTTCCTTCATAATATCGATCCCGATCTTGTATCTAAATCGTACAGCATCGCAGACGACTCTTTCCCTGTCATACATGGCTATCTTTTCGCCAGTTTCCATTTTGACTTCTGTGCGTCCAAGAGTCAGAATATTCGCTGAAATATGATACAGCCTGATAGGAGGATATTCCGGTAGTACAACCTTTCTTCCCCGTTGGATTGCTATGTGCGTTTCCGGGGGATTCCAGGTTGTCAGCTCGTAGAAGGAGAGCGCTGTTCCCATGCAGATGATTCCATCAGGTACTGTAAGCAGCGCTTCATGAAGATCCGCATAGTTATCTATTTCAGCCAAGCTGTAAAGACCGTGTTTAAGCTTGATGATGGAACCTTCTTGGACAAGCTGTTGGAGATATTTGTGGTGGATTCCTTTGGAACGTATATCCTGGGTTTTGGCATAGCCGGAATGCTCCATAAAGATATGTATGATTCGCCTTCGGGTTTCGTCGATCATGGCATGACATTATATACTACAATCACATGTAAGTGTAGTATATAATGTCCTTTCTGATGGAAGGATTAAAAAAAGATTGACTGAACTCGCGGATCGGTTTCAATGAAATCAACCATACTTTACGCAGTTTGTGGAGGATTGGACTTACTCTTTTCAATCAGGATATCAAATAAAACCACAGTTCTAGATTCATATACGTCTGGTGTTTACAAAGATGGACAACTGTTTCACTCCAAACGGATTAATCCAATCCTCCGAAAGGGATTAACCAAAATAAAAGCTCTCAAAACGAGTGTCTTAGGTGGGCCTACACGGACTTGAAGCTTGAAAATGAAAGTGGCGATAATGCTGTGTTATATTAAAACCTCTGTTTGAGTTTCAAACGATGGTGACAATTGGGATAGAAGAGTTATTTTTCTCTATTTAATGCTTCGGAAAGGATAAGCAATTCAAAGAATCTTTGAAAACTTGTAGGTATAGGAGTGCAAATGGACTTATATTACTTGGAATTAAGCATACATCTCACACTTGATGATAATCTTGCCAAAGAAGGGGATTGGACTCAGTTTGTTGAACAGTATTATGGAGAGGTTAGTATTTACTCTGAGAATGTAGAGGATTCGATTCTCATTGGGAAAATTGAGTTCGACATCCTTGATGTTACACTTGCTATAAATCATAAAGTGCAATTACTAGATGTTATGGATCAGATTGATTCAGATAGAAACAAATATGCTGAATCAATATTTGATGATTCTAATGGTATTATTGCTAGAGATTTAGGCGGAGAATACTTATATCCAAATGACATTTTTATTTTCCATATGATTGAATTGAAAGAGGAGTTTCGTGGGAATCGTTATGGTGCAGAAATAACAAAGCTAATCATTGAGAGATTTTCTGGAAGATGTGGTCTTTTTGTCATAATGCCCGTACCTCAACAGTTCAAGAAGAATTCGGAAGAACAATTAGGTGAAACCTATGATCAGGCTTTAAAACGTCTCTCTGGTTATTGGATGAGTCTCGGTTTCGAAGCAACTGTTAAAGATCCGGATGTTTTGTATAGGATTACAGGAGATTGACCCCCTTTCTTTCCTGAAAACGTTTAATTTCATGTCTGGTGCGGAATCCAGTCCTAACCGGACACTCATTCCGATATTATGACAGCATTAGAGTACAAAATGAGATGGGTCCTCCAGACTGTCCAGAAACAAATCGCTAAACAGATCCTCAATCTGTTTCTCATTCCATGTGATTTTGCTATTATAATGCATCAATTTTTTTTACAAACGGCATTTATACACAAGTAATTTCCCCACCAAATTATGGCAGGGTGAAGAGAGTGTATAAAATCTCCTCCACGGGGTGGACTGGTTTAATTATCGCCGTAATATAAAACCTTTAGGATATTTATCTCCCAGAGAATATGAATTGATGCATTATGAAAAGGAAGATAGTCTAGCAGAAACAGCTGGACTCAAGTATAACTGTCTCCGGTATTTCCGGGATGATTCAGTTTTGCTTATTTATTTTCTTAGTTCATATATTTTGAGTTCTGGAACTACCTTACTCATATAATTGAAATCTTTATCATTATGCAGTAGAAATAACTCATTTTCGATTGCAATTTCAGCTATCAATAAATCTATAGTACTTCTTATTGTTACTTCGGCTCTTTTGCATATGAAATTTAAGTATGCTGCTTTTTCAAATGATTCTTTTCCATACTTAAGGGAATAAAAATGTATTGTTTCAAGGTATTCCTTCAACTTCTGGAATTCTTCTACTGTTCTTGATCCCTGTAATATTTCCTGATAAATAAACTCATTGATACCATAAGGTATTCCATTTTCGAGTATTTCATCAAATGCTCTGGCAGATATATTGTTAATTCCCTTGAAATAATCAATCAATACAGAAGTATCTACTAATATCATTCACCGGCTCTCATTTTTTTATAATCATATCCATCAGCAAATTTGATCTTACCTTTTAAATCTTGTAAGTTCTTCATTTTTCTGTTCTTTACAAATTCCCTAAGAGCTATTTCAATCAAGTCTTTCTTTGTTTTGATGTTATCAGAATATTTAAATGCTTCTGCTACTAAATTGTCATCCAATACAACATTTGTCCTCATTATACACCTCAGTGTGTGTATTGTAATACACCTTTCAATTATCGTCAAATCCTCACAATACCCTTCGGCCTATAATATTTAATCATCCAGGGCACCCTTAGGCCTTCTACAGGAAATACACCAGGGCAATGTTATTGCCATGGTAGGATAAAACAATATTGCCTGGATAGGATAAAAAACATTGCTCCGGTAATTCAAATTACAAGGCCGAAGGGCATGCATCTTCATTCGCTGGCATTACCTTTTTGTATTGCATAATCTATTAGCAAAGCCTTTACAAACTACCTATCGGTAGCTACCGATAAGCCTAAGGGCCTGAATTTTTACCAGACGATTCCGATATTAATTCCTATCATGGCACTGTTTCCTTTGCTGTCGAAGTAGTACATCAGAGGAATATCAAGTTTAACCGGACCGAGATTGAGTCCAAGTCCCGCAGTAATCCGGGGGCGGATCAATTGTGGTCCATCACCTTTGGTGCCAAGGTCTATATCCGCAGATCCATCGTTAAACTCCAATTGTCTTGTACTTTCGGTGGCTACAATCGGACTGTTCAGATTAACATCCACATTGGAGCTTCCAAAGGCCATATCTACTCCTGCTCCAACGTTCAGATCGATCAACCATAGAAGGCGGACTCCTGTAGAGGCTTCGAGAGGGATTGTCCAGGAATTGGAGGACGCCCCCAGAGTCAGGGTCGGGGTGATATTGATCTCTGTATTATAAGTCTTAGTATCAACAACTATATCTCCTGTTGAAACTGGATCTACCGGAAAGTCTATCTTGAATTCCGATTCGTTTCTTTGGTAGAGAACACCGCTTCCAAAAGACAGACCGCGCCAGCGCAGAAATCCCAGAGGTAGCTGCCGTCCTTCGAGAAACTGGTAGTTTACAAAAGCACCCAGGCTTAGGGACCTAAAGGAAAAATCATCGCTGATGGTTCCGGCGGGGAGGTCGGCATATCCGAATTTAACGGCTCCATAGAGATTCTCCACAAAGTGATCCAGGTTGATGCCCAGGGTGGCTGTGATGGGCTGTGTGGCCGCACCAAAATAGATATCACCTTCTGTTTCGATGTCGCTTATGGCCTCTCCTATAACCGCAACATCACTGGACGGGGCGGAAAAAGCAAAACCGGTTCCAAAGGTAAGGGCAAAGATCTTATAATCATTGTAGTTTCTCTGGGTTCCTATATGGGTAGAGGTTGCTCCCGCATTGGCAAATCCCAGAGCAAGATCATCCTGCCCGATATAGGGTAGAATCTGAGTATTTATCTCAGTCTTTAATCCATTTGTGGCTGTTACAAGTTCAGCATTAATTAAATTATCTAGAAAATCATTTCCTGTTGGTACAACAGTCGGTGCTTGAATGGTCACCTGCGCCATAAGCATTAAGGGTAATATAAAAAGCATGAGCCCTGTAAATACTATATTTTTCTTTCTCATAAAATCCTCCGTTATTAAATTCATATCCTATTTATAGTATATGTTATTTCTTAGGTTATTTCCTGATTCTTTAAAATCAGACCCAACAGCGCATGCATACCTACCCCTTTTCCGCTCCAGGTATTCGCGCGTCTTTTTCGGTTCGATTCCCGCCTCATATCAAAAAAAGAGACTGTCCAACAAGTTGTAATAGATTCTACCGATGCTGGTTTACGGCATCGGTGATTATTCTGGTAAGGCCTAAGGGTGGAGGTGGCGGGAATCCACTACAATCATCAGCATCCTGCAGATTCATTTCGTGCCTCTTCATTCGCTGGCATTCGGCATCGTGCCTCATTTCCGCCTCACGGCGCGCTCATTTCAGTTCGATTCCCGCTTATATCAAAAAAAAATAGACTGTACAGCAAGCTGAACAGTCTCTTTTAATGGAGGTGGCGGGAATCGAACCCGCGTCCTATTGGGCGCAAGCAAGGCCTCTACAGGTTTAGTCTCTACTTGGTGATTCGGACTTTACGAGAGGAGAAAACAACCCTGAAAAATCCTACTTCCGGAGTGATGTCCCTCTTCTATCCCGGACAAAAGAAAAGGTAAGTCCTGATTTCTGGCGGACAGTCTCAAGCTCAGAACGGCGCCTAAGGTGCCCGTCGCTAACTTATATTAAGCTGCGAGTGTAAGTGCTGAGTTGTCGAAAGAAACGACAACTACGTCTTCTTTTTTGGCACTTAAAAATTTTGACAGTTTAAGGAGATAACGCTCCACCTGCAGCCCGACGAACGGTAACCAACAGTCGAAACCTTGACACCCCCGGTGAATGTAATGTGAAATCATCATAATGAGATATGACCGGCGAGTCAAGAAGGACACACCTGTCTGGAAGGTCCGGGTCTCTCTATTTTACCCGGAAAATTCTTTCTGTATCCCGTTTCATATCTTTCTCTTTGATTGTGGCACGCTTATCGTACATCTTTTTACCCTTACAGACTCCAACATCCACTTTGACCCTGCCATTTTTCAGGTAAAATTTAAGAGGGATCAGGGTAAAACCTTTTTCAATAATTTTACGTTCAAGCTTATTGATTTCCATTTTATGAGCCAGTAATTTCCTTACACCATCAGAACTATGGTTATTAATATTACCAAAGTCATAAGGAGTAATCTGCAGGTTTTTAATAAAAATCTCGCCGTTATTGATTTCAACAAATGAATCAGGGAAGGAAAATTTACCAATCTTTATTGACTTAACTTCTGTTCCTTTCAGGACAATTCCACATTCCATACTTTCTGAGATTGTGTAGTTATGCCGGGCCTTTCTAGTCTCACCCAGCACATTTGATGGGGCTTTCTTTTTCTTTGACATCGTATCTTACCTTTGTACAAGCAGCAGGGGACGTAAACCAACATAGGCTGTACACCAGGAGCCGGGTTGAGACCCTCTTGTATCAATATTCACCTGACCGGGATTGTTTGCCCAGCTTCCACCGCGTACCGCAAAATCCGGGAATGAATACTGACTGTCCCTGCTTGTTTCAGTGATATTATAGAGAAAAGGATCGTTCATGCCAAACCCGTTTTCACACCATTCCCAAAGATTTCCTTCCATATCATATAGATTGAGGCTTCCAGGCTTGAATGAGCCGGCTTCCAGGGGGCCTAGGTTTTTCTGAGAGGGGCGTTCACTACTTTTAAGACTATTGACCAGGGCGATCTCTTCCCACTCCCATTCACCAGGCAGCCTGACAGTCATTCCTGCTGAATCAAAGTATTTGTCTTCCATCCATGAACAGAAGGCCTGGGCCGCCGGGTGGGAGACAAAACGGAGAGGTTCTCTTGATCTGCCGGGTACAATTTCACTGTCCCAGTCGTGAAGGTAGTTTTCATCAACCCACTGATTTTTCATTAGCTCATCAAGAGCCGAGAGTGTCCATTCAGGATGATCTGCCAGAAAGAGTGCATACCAGCCCTTGGTAATCTCTCTGTCTGCGGCATAAATATCATATTCCTGCCCATCCCTGTTCAATCGGCCCACAGTTCTGAACTGCAGCGGATCTGAAAGAAGAGGTTGGTAGGACTGAGTCCCCCCTGTGATGACAAGACCATTGTTCCTTTTCAATTTTGGATCCATAAAATCGATCGAATCCAGGGTGTGATATTGTTTGAAAATATCCAAACTTCCGGGATTCTTTTTCAGAAAATCAACACCCGTCAGAATGGCAGTCAGATAGCTGTGAGGATTCAGAACTTTTCCTTTCGTTGCAAACAGAGCCGCACTGTCCTGCCATTGTCTGTAAGCCTGAATCTGAGCTGCCGAACGTAATAAAGATATATGATATTCAAGGAGATCTTTTTCTGAGATTTCTGAAGTATTTTGTGCACTTCTGTAGTATGCCGCCATGAGTCCCGTCATCAAGGGAGGAAGGGGCTGGGATGAATAACCTTCGTCAGTCTGAAACCAGGATGCACTGTTTAAATGTTCCCTGTTTAAGGATTCTCTCGTCAGATTAAAGTTGAGGGGAGAGGTGAAATCCTTTTTTCTTTTTATGAAGAGGGAACCAAAAACCTGTCCTTTCACCTTCACAACTTTAGTGAACGTTTCATGGTAGGGAGTTTTAAGGGTTATTTCTCTCTCTCCCCGGGGGACAAAGTAAAGCCCTGGGGTTGCTCCTAATCTAATATCATCTGCATAAACTGAAGCTCCCTGGGGAGAGGATGAAAAGCGGTAATAAGTTCCGTTTTTAAGGAGTCCGGGCAGAATAAAAACAAGAAAAACGACGAATAACAGAAGGAAAACATAGACATATTTAATATAGCATTCCGGCTGAATTCCGAATATTGGTTTTAGGGTTACTTTCTGTTCATTCAGTTCATCTTCTGACAGCTCAATTCTCTTCATAGCAGGATTATAGGAATACTATATAGACTTGTCAACGCAGAGGCATATGTGGTAATTTTCTCTGTAAACTTCCTCCTAAGGAAAACTAATGGATTCGATATCATTGAAACTTGTAGGATTCTCCGAAAAAATCCTAACAAATAGAAAAATTAAAAACTTGAAAAAAAAGAAGAAACAGCAGGCCAAAAACCCTGTTGTGGATTGGTTGGAAGCCTTTCTCTGGGCAGCCATGGTAGTACTTCTGATTAATCAGTATCTGTTTCAGGCCTATCAGATCCCTTCTGGTTCCATGAAAGATACTCTTCTGATTAAAGACCGCATCTTCGTAAATAAGTTGCTCTATGGTCCGGAATTACTCCCTGGAATGGCCAAAGTCCCTGGTTTTAAGATTCCCCAGAGGGGAGAAGTCATCATATTTGAAAATCCCGTGTATCTGTCCCAAGGACCGGTATTTGATATCATGCAGAGAGTTATTTATATGCTCACCCTGTCCATGGTGGACATCGATAAGGATGAAAACGGGAATCCCAAGGCGCATTTTCTGATTAAACGGCAGATTTCTCAGGATGGAGATATTTTCAGACAGTATCAGGGGAATTTACAGATTAAAGCCAGAGGTGAAACTGATTTTCTAAATGAGGTCGATTTCAAAAAAGTTTCCGGACTCTCTTATGGAAATAAGAGAACCATTGATCCCGGAGAATATCCTATCTTTAAGGCCTACGGAGAGGCCTATACCCTTCAGGAAGAGGGCCTTTCCATTCCGGCAGATCTTCGTAATACTGCATCCCGGATTGACCAGGTCCTTCATAAGGATCCATTGGAAATGGATCTTTGGCGGCAAAAAAAGAAATTTGAAATTCAGCCCTATAATACTTCCGCATCGGTTCGTTGGCGGAAATCAGCCGTCACAGGATCTTATGTTCCCATCGGATGGGTTCTTCCCATGGGAGATAACAGAGATAATTCAAATGACGGCAGGTATTTTGGAGCGATTCCCAAAAATAAAATTCTGGGAAGAGCCATGTTCAAATACTGGCCGGTGGCAAGAGCCGGGATAATCCGTTAGTGTACTCCAGCTCTTCACGAAAGGCCATATCTTATAAAGATCGAAAGGCCATTGCCTCCAGACGGGTTAGAAGGATTATCT from the Oceanispirochaeta sp. genome contains:
- a CDS encoding PIN domain nuclease, coding for MILVDTSVLIDYFKGINNISARAFDEILENGIPYGINEFIYQEILQGSRTVEEFQKLKEYLETIHFYSLKYGKESFEKAAYLNFICKRAEVTIRSTIDLLIAEIAIENELFLLHNDKDFNYMSKVVPELKIYELRK
- a CDS encoding type IV toxin-antitoxin system AbiEi family antitoxin domain-containing protein — encoded protein: MIDETRRRIIHIFMEHSGYAKTQDIRSKGIHHKYLQQLVQEGSIIKLKHGLYSLAEIDNYADLHEALLTVPDGIICMGTALSFYELTTWNPPETHIAIQRGRKVVLPEYPPIRLYHISANILTLGRTEVKMETGEKIAMYDRERVVCDAVRFRYKIGIDIMKEVLKEYMICKHRNLNTLYSYARKLRIETVLNQYLDVLL
- the smpB gene encoding SsrA-binding protein SmpB, translated to MSKKKKAPSNVLGETRKARHNYTISESMECGIVLKGTEVKSIKIGKFSFPDSFVEINNGEIFIKNLQITPYDFGNINNHSSDGVRKLLAHKMEINKLERKIIEKGFTLIPLKFYLKNGRVKVDVGVCKGKKMYDKRATIKEKDMKRDTERIFRVK
- a CDS encoding SUMF1/EgtB/PvdO family nonheme iron enzyme, with amino-acid sequence MKRIELSEDELNEQKVTLKPIFGIQPECYIKYVYVFLLLFVVFLVFILPGLLKNGTYYRFSSSPQGASVYADDIRLGATPGLYFVPRGEREITLKTPYHETFTKVVKVKGQVFGSLFIKRKKDFTSPLNFNLTRESLNREHLNSASWFQTDEGYSSQPLPPLMTGLMAAYYRSAQNTSEISEKDLLEYHISLLRSAAQIQAYRQWQDSAALFATKGKVLNPHSYLTAILTGVDFLKKNPGSLDIFKQYHTLDSIDFMDPKLKRNNGLVITGGTQSYQPLLSDPLQFRTVGRLNRDGQEYDIYAADREITKGWYALFLADHPEWTLSALDELMKNQWVDENYLHDWDSEIVPGRSREPLRFVSHPAAQAFCSWMEDKYFDSAGMTVRLPGEWEWEEIALVNSLKSSERPSQKNLGPLEAGSFKPGSLNLYDMEGNLWEWCENGFGMNDPFLYNITETSRDSQYSFPDFAVRGGSWANNPGQVNIDTRGSQPGSWCTAYVGLRPLLLVQR
- a CDS encoding type II toxin-antitoxin system VapB family antitoxin, whose product is MRTNVVLDDNLVAEAFKYSDNIKTKKDLIEIALREFVKNRKMKNLQDLKGKIKFADGYDYKKMRAGE
- a CDS encoding nucleotidyl transferase AbiEii/AbiGii toxin family protein, with product MKNLAASIQTRLHNLSREEKRDFVLISRLYMQEGILRRIGHSKYAESFCLKGGLLLYTLSGFKSRPTLDIDLLGLNIPSDAVSIQIILSKILSIPIEDGLSFDTQSMSLQEITEGADYHGQRVKVLCRLGSIRTNLKLDIGFGDIVFPGPVQMEYPLLLDSESFRISAYSLESVIAEKFEAMIILDIRNSRMKDFYDIYDILINNMIDIDSLKEAIRLTFERRQTILPLKPAIFQNRFSSDPRNLQLWKAFLNRIKINQIDFSLIMEKLQEYLYPVYKEIRG
- the lepB gene encoding signal peptidase I → MDSISLKLVGFSEKILTNRKIKNLKKKKKQQAKNPVVDWLEAFLWAAMVVLLINQYLFQAYQIPSGSMKDTLLIKDRIFVNKLLYGPELLPGMAKVPGFKIPQRGEVIIFENPVYLSQGPVFDIMQRVIYMLTLSMVDIDKDENGNPKAHFLIKRQISQDGDIFRQYQGNLQIKARGETDFLNEVDFKKVSGLSYGNKRTIDPGEYPIFKAYGEAYTLQEEGLSIPADLRNTASRIDQVLHKDPLEMDLWRQKKKFEIQPYNTSASVRWRKSAVTGSYVPIGWVLPMGDNRDNSNDGRYFGAIPKNKILGRAMFKYWPVARAGIIR